A single Flavobacterium sp. 1 DNA region contains:
- a CDS encoding YceI family protein has product MENAWAIDSNESDVIIKSRHSLIGYLPGNKNNLKGHVAIQNNEVEDASIEFSLNVNDKKNISIEKNKEAKFTDLFDKDEAPLIKFKSTSFEKINKNINFLKGFLTIKNITKAVEFDTEFIGFNNYNGVQKASFEITGNINRKDFGLNYNVLRQNKNVPISKDIKLIANLEFTH; this is encoded by the coding sequence ATGGAAAATGCATGGGCTATTGATTCTAATGAATCAGACGTTATCATAAAATCTAGACATTCTCTAATAGGCTACTTGCCCGGAAACAAAAACAATTTAAAAGGGCATGTTGCCATACAGAATAATGAAGTTGAAGATGCTTCAATAGAATTTTCATTGAATGTAAATGATAAAAAAAACATTTCAATCGAAAAAAACAAAGAAGCCAAATTCACTGATCTCTTTGATAAAGATGAGGCGCCTTTGATAAAATTCAAATCAACTTCTTTTGAAAAAATAAACAAGAATATTAATTTTTTGAAAGGTTTTCTGACCATCAAAAACATCACAAAAGCGGTCGAATTCGATACCGAGTTTATAGGATTCAATAATTATAATGGTGTGCAAAAAGCATCTTTTGAAATTACTGGAAACATCAACCGCAAAGATTTTGGTCTTAATTACAATGTGCTTAGACAAAATAAAAATGTGCCGATAAGTAAAGACATTAAGCTAATTGCCAATTTAGAATTCACACATTAA